One window from the genome of Carassius carassius chromosome 15, fCarCar2.1, whole genome shotgun sequence encodes:
- the col28a1b gene encoding collagen, type XXVIII, alpha 1b has translation MQGHISVHESMAKGCFLCLLLWLLVPVARCQNRRQSGGSLNLTTKQDNELLCTLEIAFILDSSESAKGLLFDREKEFVRSFSKRVAQMQVSDWHLKTRMALIYYSSSVHIDQRFRDWQDLDVFLSRLADAIYIGQGTYSTYAISNATQLFTSETEEQSVRVALLMTDGIDHPRNPDIMTAVSEAKGHNIKIFAIGLSNLAKDNMNSAKLRVIASSPAQQYFHSLTDPKLEERLLQQLETVAKKECPRPPVCLCEKGERGPPGAPGKKGEQGYEGTPGQKGSRGETGAPGLPGINGPEGRPGFKGDKGDKGNCGPPGQKGHKGTEGSPGPRGPRGEQGLKGPPGDQGHEGPAGTKGDRGPIGASGPPGDIGVGFPGPKGDKGNPGRSGLPGPVGIGQRGQPGPPGLPGAQGNPGAPGEGLPGPKGDRGYVGATGGRGPPGYGIKGEKGNAGPPGSPGPLGMPGKGIQGEKGNQGPAGPIGQRGNPGIGLTGPKGEQGFPGERGAPGERGIGEPGPKGVPGLRGLPGEAGVPGEDGAMGLKGDIGLPGPRGPDGPPGRGLPGEKGVRGERGPRGQPGPLGPVGPAGAKGEPGTVGVPGVSGPPGRGIPGPKGDPGPVGPAGPSGEPGIGIEGPKGEIGLQGPIGPPGLKGEGYPGPPGQPGLPGLTGETGPEGTGLPGPKGDRGPPGSPGPAGAPGLGQMGPKGSIGQTGPAGPPGLPGEGIQGPKGDPGYQGIQGPRGFPGEGLLGQKGDRGLPGAQGRKGDGGSQGEPGSTGPLGNTGTKGEPGLTREEIISLIRSICGCGRICRVRPLELMFVIDSSESVGPENFEIIKDFVNTLIDRVSVSPEVTRVGVVLYSHINLVVTSLQERLSRDEVKAAVRRMPYIGEGTYTGSGIRKANEIFRFARPGVKKVAVVITDGQTDHRDTVKLEDAVRDAHSANITMLAIGVVNQSDPIYDDFKQELKSIASPPTEEHVFSVEDFRMLPEVESKLLQEICENTDGSIFSTTSKPGAVGELFPYYDPKVDGTDIKGTITPYLEREELNLLPDFSLTSLDWPKQDTYTTEPPLLIQDDFTADERCLQPLDPGPCRDYVVKWYFDPKANSCAQFWFGGCQGNKNQFDTQLACRKSCVKK, from the exons ATGCAAG GTCATATCTCTGTGCATGAAAGCATGGCCAAAGGGTGTTTTCTGTGCCTGCTGCTTTGGCTGCTTGTACCTGTGGCCAGATGCCAGAACAGAAGACAGTCTGGAGGATCACTGAACCTCACCACAAAACAGGACAATG AGTTATTATGCACACTAGAGATCGCATTCATCCTGGACAGCTCAGAGAGTGCGAAGGGCCTTCTGTTCGATCGAGAGAAAGAGTTTGTGCGCTCCTTCAGCAAGCGGGTGGCACAGATGCAGGTGTCTGACTGGCATCTGAAAACCCGTATGGCACTCATCTACTACAGCAGCTCAGTCCATATCGACCAGCGCTTCAGAGACTGGCAGGACCTTGACGTCTTCCTGAGCAGATTGGCGGACGCCATCTACATCGGCCAGGGAACGTACTCCACATACGCCATATCCAATGCCACACAGCTCTTCACCAGCGAGACCGAGGAGCAAAGTGTGAGGGTCGCTCTGCTCATGACTGACGGCATCGACCATCCGCGGAATCCTGACATCATGACGGCGGTCTCCGAGGCCAAAGGCCACAACATTAAGATCTTCGCAATTGGTTTATCAAACTTGGCAAAGGACAACATGAACAGTGCCAAACTGCGGGTCATAGCGAGCAGCCCAGCGCAGCAGTACTTCCACAgcctcactgaccccaaactggaGGAACGGCTCCTGCAGCAGCTC gaAACAGTTGCAAAGAAAGAA TGTCCTCGTCCAccggtgtgtttgtgtgagaaagGTGAACGCGGTCCTCCAGGAGCTCCT GGTAAAAAAGGGGAGCAAGGTTATGAAGGAACACCTGGTCAAAAAGGCTCAAGG GGGGAAACAGGAGCACCCGGTCTTCCAGGAATCAACGGTCCAGAG GGAAGACCTGGGTTCAAAGGTGATAAG GGGGATAAAGGTAACTGTGGACCACCAGGACAAAAGGGACATAAG GGCACTGAGGGGTCTCCAGGGCCGAGGGGTCCCAGAGGAGAGCAG GGTCTGAAAGGGCCTCCAGGAGACCAGGGACATGAGGGTCCAGCAGGAACTAAA GGTGATCGAGGGCCGATTGGTGCATCTGGCCCACCGGGAGATATTGGAGTCGGATTTCCTGGTCCAAAG GGAGACAAAGGGAACCCAGGAAGATCAGGTCTTCCTGGTCCGGTCGGCATAGGTCAGCGAGGACAACCT GGTCCTCCAGGTTTACCAGGAGCACAGGGGAACCCAGGAGCTCCAGGCGAAGGACTTCCTGGGCCCAAG GGTGACCGTGGATATGTTGGTGCTACAGGTGGACGTGGACCCCCAGGTTATGGAATTAAAGGTGAAAAG GGCAATGCAGGACCTCCTGGATCACCTGGACCATTAGGAATGCCGGGCAAGGGGATTCAAGGAGAGAAA GGAAATCAGGGACCAGCTGGTCCCATTGGTCAAAGAGGGAATCCTGGGATAGGACTCACTGGACCAAAG GGAGAACAGGGTTTCCCTGGAGAACGTGGAGCCCCTGGAGAAAGAGGAATTGGAGAACCAGGACCCAAA GGTGTACCTGGATTACGAGGTTTACCTGGTGAGGCAGGTGTACCGGGAGAAGATGGAGCCATGGGACTGAAG GGTGATATAGGCTTACCAGGACCTAGAGGACCAGACGGACCTCCTGGAAGAGGCCTGCCTGGAGAAAAG GGGGTTCGAGGGGAGAGGGGCCCCCGAGGCCAACCAGGACCATTGGGACCAGTTGGGCCTGCAGGGGCAAAG GGAGAACCAGGGACTGTTGGAGTTCCAGGTGTTTCTGGGCCTCCAGGACGGGGCATTCCAGGACCAAAG GGAGATCCAGGGCCGGTTGGTCCAGCAGGTCCTTCTGGAGAACCAGGGATAGGCATTGAAGGACCAAAG GGTGAAATCGGGTTACAAGGAcccattggacctccagggctgAAGGGAGAAGGCTATCCCGGCCCACCT GGGCAACCAGGTCTTCCAGGCCTTACAGGAGAGACTGGGCCAGAGGGAACAGGTTTACCTGGACCAAAG GGGGATCGAGGCCCTCCAGGTTCCCCAGGGCCTGCTGGAGCGCCAGGTCTTGGGCAAATGGGCCCAAAG GGCTCCATTGGTCAGACTGGTCCAGCTGGTCCTCCAGGATTACCAGGAGAGGGCATACAAGGACCAAAG GGTGATCCTGGATATCAGGGTATACAGGGGCCAAGAGGGTTTCCCGGGGAGGGTTTGCTGGGGCAGAAG GGGGATCGTGGGTTACCCGGCGCACAAGGACGTAAAGGAGATGGAGGAAGCCAGGGAGAACCAGGGTCTACTGGACCACTG GGTAATACAGGAACAAAAGGAGAACCTGGTCTCACG AGAGAGGAAATAATCAGCTTAATCCGATCTATTTGTG GCTGTGGTCGGATCTGCAGAGTACGGCCTCTGGAGCTGATgtttgtgattgacagctctgagAGCGTCGGCCCGGAAAACTTTGAGATCATTAAGGACTTTGTGAATACCTTGATTGACCGTGTGTCAGTCAGTCCAGAGGTCACGCGTGTCGGAGTGGTTCTCTACAGCCACATTAACCTGGTGGTCACAAGCCTACAAGAGCGCTTGAGTCGTGATGAAGTGAAAGCAGCCGTGCGCAGGATGCCCTACATTGGGGAGGGCACTTACACAGGAAGTGGCATCAGAAAGGCCAACGAGATCTTCCGCTTTGCTCGGCCCGGTGTGAAGAAAGTGGCTGTGGTTATTACAGACGGCCAGACAGATCATCGGGACACGGTGAAGCTGGAGGATGCGGTCAGAGATGCCCATTCAGCCAATATCACCATGTTGGCTATAGGAGTGGTGAATCAAAGCGACCCCATCTATGATGATTTTAAGCAGGAGCTGAAGTCAATAGCATCGCCGCCCACCGAAGAGCACGTGTTTTCCGTAGAGGACTTCAGAATGCTTCCTG AAGTGGAAAGTAAACTGCTTCAAGAGATCTGTGAGAACACTGATGGATCGATATTCAGCACTACCTCCAAG CCAGGTGCAGTTGGAGAGTTGTTCCCCTACTATGATCCCAAAGTGGACGGCACTGACATTAAAGGCACTATAACACCTTATTTGGAAAGAGAAGAGCTGAACCTCCTCCCAGATTTCTCTCTCACATCATTGGACTGGCCCAAACAGGACACATACACGACTGAGCCACCACTGCTCATACAGGATGATTTTACTGCAG ACGAGCGATGCCTACAGCCTCTGGATCCCGGTCCGTGTCGAGACTATGTTGTTAAATGGTATTTTGATCCAAAAGCCAATTCATGTGCTCAGTTCTGGTTTGGAGGTTGCCAAGGCAACAAAAACCAGTTTGACACTCAACTGGCCTGCAGAAAATCCTGTGTGAAAAAGTAA
- the si:dkey-256h2.1 gene encoding uncharacterized protein si:dkey-256h2.1 has translation MFHSRFLLLCFYMLYFCAAFRVNATSPPRNAKSSDNLHHIDSPEHNAGSTGYRGRSTEGLEGFEPGDVAPAFKVQTLNGVFQYSPQNDSRSALIVHAFTNKSAFLECLWTWNDSLSDLLKYLPSNTEVLLLSLDDTALQDALWMREQVYTAAAHGGKEILSRLHFSPTPVFALGNWLPRVLYSWGCGGHNCGLAQVLFSSPDWSAPVIAKRLNARYDWLNGRWGADPYRLLDAGDGCEPVASVKGAVAWVSEGGCSFFTKIKTMAESNATGVLVYALPGNPIQDMNCLGDDCSTSINIPASMVHIEPSVMEALRKGNPVNVTIQVTPSPNFFFAINQKGALSEMGWFLYPTFRFMAWQAQWFTFNEALQEHLSQSAVIVPVFDRHLMQGETGAQAVVDLPEDFMDYDILELDASLSCPGRRDETCAHWDHTVQLYVCCDRTSPYCNLELGRWITAFRRGTGHWLTDVSPLIPLLNDKKCVFTMKTVPWAMPWMTSLRLRFSHSNQTGNYSDRLYPFKVMSLFPGGTFDKDYNSRYQEIKFTLTASTKKVELYAVITAHGSDENFCGEFCVTSHHFLINRSVNNTLVFESAGSPLGCAMRVFEGAVPNEHGTWLYGRGGWCDGLQVDPWRTDITSQLDMSGTNSVLYFGLFEGRNPDPKTNPGYIIMYSSLVFYK, from the exons ATGTTTCACTCTCGATTTCTGCTGCTTTGTTTTTATATGTTATATTTCTGCGCTGCGTTCCGCGTTAATGCAACGTCTCCTCCGAGAAATGCGAAATCTTCTGATAATCTGCACCACATAGACTCTCCGGAGCATAATGCAGGCAGCACCGGATACAGAGGAAGGTCCACTGAAGGTCTGGAGGGGTTTGAACCTGGTGATGTTGCTCCTGCGTTCAAGGTGCAAACTCTGAACGGAGTGTTTCAGTACAGTCCTCAGAACGACTCGAGGAGCGCGCTCATCGTGCACGCGTTCACCAATAAATCCGCCTTTCTGGAGTGTCTATGGACGTGGAACGATTCTCTGTCAGACCTGCTGAAATATCTGCCGTCCAACACTGAAGTCCTGCTGCTGTCCCTGGATGACACTGCGCTGCAGGACGCCCTCTGGATGAGAGAACAGGTGTACACAGCCGCAGCCCATGG aGGAAAAGAGATTTTGTCCAGACTGCATTTCTCTCCTACTCCTGTGTTTGCGCTGGGTAACTGGTTACCCAGAGTTCTGTACTCGTGGGGATGTGGAGGACACAACTGCGGCCTCGCTCAGGTGCTTTTCTCCTCTCCag ACTGGAGCGCACCGGTGATCGCCAAGCGTCTCAATGCCCGATACGACTGGCTGAATGGACGCTGGGGTGCAGATCCTTACAGACTGCTGGATGCTGGTGATGGTTGTGAACCTGTAGCATCTGTCAAAGGTGCAGTGGCGTGGGTATCTGAGGGGGGCTGCTCTTTCTTCACAAAG atAAAAACCATGGCTGAATCTAACGCTACTGGAGTGCTGGTGTATGCATTACCTGGGAATCCCATACAGGACATGAACTGCTTAGGAGACGATTGTTCCACCTCCATCAACATTCCTGCGTCTATGGTCCATATTGAACCATCTGTCATGGAAGCACTGCg AAAGGGGAACCCTGTGAATGTGACTATCCAGGTCACACCTTCTCCAAACTTCTTCTTTGCGATCAACCAGAAGGGGGCGCTGTCTGAGATGGGCTGGTTCCTCTACCCCACCTTCAGATTCATGGCCTGGCAGGCCCAGTG GTTCACATTCAATGAGGCTCTGCAGGAGCACCTGAGTCAGTCTGCTGTTATAGTGCCTGTGTTTGATCGTCATCTGATGCAGGGAGAGACGGGAGCTCAGGCGGTGGTGGATCTGCCTGAAG ATTTCATGGATTATGATATTCTGGAATTGGACGCCTCCCTGTCCTGTCCGGGCCGCAGGGATGAGACATGTGCTCACTGGGATCACACCGTACAGCTGTACGTATGCTGCGATCGCACCAGCCCATACTGCAACCTGGAGCTCGGGCGCTGGATAACAGCCTTCCGCAG AGGCACGGGTCATTGGCTGACGGATGTTTCTCCTTTGATTCCTCTGCTAAATGACAAGAAATGTGTTTTCACCATGAAGACTGTGCCATGGGCCATGCCATGGATGACGTCTCTCCGTCTACGCTTTAGTCACAGCAACCAGACAG GTAATTACTCAGACAGACTGTACCCTTTCAAGGTAATGTCACTGTTCCCTGGGGGGACGTTTGACAAGGACTATAACAGCAGATACCAGGAGATCAAGTTCACTCTTACAGCTTCAACAAAGAAG GTGGAGTTATATGCCGTTATCACGGCTCACGGGTCTGACGAGAACTTCTGCGGTGAATTTTGTGTGACATCACATCATTTCCTGATCAACAGATCCGTCAATAACACCCTCGTGTTTGAGTCAGCTG GATCACCTCTGGGCTGTGCCATGCGGGTATTTGAAGGAGCAGTGCCTAATGAACACGGGACCTGGTTGTACGGCCGCGGGGGCTGGTGCGACGGGCTCCAGGTGGATCCATGGAGGACCGACATCACTTCCCAG CTGGACATGAGTGGAACGAATTCTGTCCTTTACTTTGGACTCTTTGAAGGACGCAATCCAGACCCAAAGACTAATCCGGGGTACATTATTATGTACTCCTCTCTAGTGTTTTATAAATGA